From Mustela erminea isolate mMusErm1 chromosome 1, mMusErm1.Pri, whole genome shotgun sequence, a single genomic window includes:
- the LOC116568035 gene encoding olfactory receptor 7A17-like produces the protein MEQRNQTAVSEFILLGLSEEGELQPLLLWQFLSMYLLTFSGNLLIILAIVTDSRLHTPMYFFLSNLSFVDICFTSTTIPKMLLNLQTQSKVITYAGCLSQIYFFMVFAGLDNFLLTVMAYDRFAAICHPLHYVVIMNPKFCASLLLACWVLSVLDSLLHDLLVLQLSFCTQLEIPHFFCELNQVIHLACSDTFFNSLAIYLTNIPLAFVSLIGILFSYSRIVTSILKIPSSGGKCKAFSTCGSHLLVVSLFYGTGFGVYLSSAILQNSRTTSIASVMYTVVTPMLNPFIYGLRNRDIKLVLRKLLSRKTFSAQKGSLFQDKDVSKRAQDPR, from the coding sequence ATGGAACAAAGGAATCAAACTGCTGTTTCAGAATTTATCCTCCTGGGACTTTCAGAGGAGGGAGAACTGCAGCCACTGCTCCTGTGGCAGTTCCTGTCCATGTACCTGCTCACCTTCAGTGGGAACCTGCTCATCATCCTGGCCATTGTCACAGACTCCCGcctccacacacccatgtacttcttcctctccaacctgTCCTTTGTAGACATCTGTTTCACCTCAACCACCATCCCCAAGATGCTGCTGAACCTCCAGACACAGAGCAAAGTGATCACCTATGCAGGCTGCCTCAGCCAGATATACTTTTTCATGGTTTTTGCTGGATTAGACAACTTTCTCTTGAcagtgatggcctatgaccggtTTGCGGCCATCTGTCACCCACTGCACTACGTGGTTATCATGAACCCCAAGTTCTGTGCCAGCCTTCTTCTGGCGTGCTGGGTGTTGAGTGTTCTGGACTCTCTATTACATGACTTACTGGTTTTGCAGTTGTCCTTTTGTACGCAGTTAGAAATCCCTCACTTTTTTTGTGAACTTAATCAAGTGATCCACCTTGCTTGTTCTGACACCTTCTTCAATAGCCTGGCAATTTATCTTACAAATATACCTCTGGCTTTTGTTTCACTCATTGGTATCCTTTTCTCTTACTCTAGAATTGTAACCTCTATTTTGAAAATTCCGTCTTCTGGGGGCAAGTGTAAAGCATTTTCCACGTGTGGGTCTCACCTCCTGGTTGTCTCTTTATTCTATGGTACAGGCTTTGGGGTGTATCTTAGTTCTGCTATTTTGCAAAACTCAAGGACAACTTCCATAGCTTCAGTGATGTACACAGTGGTCACACCCATGCTGAACCCCTTCATCTATGGTCTGCGGAACAGAGATATAAAGCTGGTGCTAAGAAAGCTCCTGAGCAGGAAGACATTCTCTGCACAGAAAGGTTCTTTGTTTCAAGATAAAGATGTGAGTAAAAGGGCTCAAGACCCTCGATGA